A genome region from Manihot esculenta cultivar AM560-2 chromosome 5, M.esculenta_v8, whole genome shotgun sequence includes the following:
- the LOC122723664 gene encoding NAC domain-containing protein 4-like isoform X2 has translation MTCPPQSDSQNLPVGWRFHPSDEELVDYYLKRKRLGHPIYGLDISEVQVCDYDPRDLPGLSMNNSRDKVWYFFCLRLYHNNRGQAKRKAKDGYWKGTGDLRSVTPEDSDEEIGTKRTLVFHNPKATQWVIHEYEYTAALNLPTKVIAYALFYEFAL, from the exons ATGACATGTCCACCACAGTCAGACTCTCAAAACTTGCCGGTTGGATGGAGATTCCACCCGTCTGATGAAGAACTGGTTGATTATTATTTGAAGCGGAAGAGGCTTGGTCATCCTATATATGGCTTGGACATCAGCGAGGTTCAAGTATGCGATTATGACCCTAGGGATCTACCAG GTCTTTCCATGAACAATTCTCGGGATAAAGTTTGGTATTTCTTTTGTCTTCGTCTGTATCACAATAATAGAGGCCAAGCTAAAAGGAAGGCTAAGGATGGATATTGGAAAGGCACAGGTGACCTGCGCTCGGTCACGCCTGAAGATAGTGATGAGGAGATCGGAACAAAGAGAACCTTGGTTTTCCATAATCCTAAAGCCACCCAATGGGTCATACACGAGTATGAGTACACTGCTGCACTCAATTTGCCTACAAAGGTAATTGCCTATGCTCTGTTCTATGAATTTGCATTGTAA
- the LOC122723664 gene encoding NAC domain-containing protein 4-like isoform X1, with the protein MTDNNSSGMTCPPQSDSQNLPVGWRFHPSDEELVDYYLKRKRLGHPIYGLDISEVQVCDYDPRDLPGLSMNNSRDKVWYFFCLRLYHNNRGQAKRKAKDGYWKGTGDLRSVTPEDSDEEIGTKRTLVFHNPKATQWVIHEYEYTAALNLPTKVIAYALFYEFAL; encoded by the exons ATGACGGATAACAACTCCTCCG GCATGACATGTCCACCACAGTCAGACTCTCAAAACTTGCCGGTTGGATGGAGATTCCACCCGTCTGATGAAGAACTGGTTGATTATTATTTGAAGCGGAAGAGGCTTGGTCATCCTATATATGGCTTGGACATCAGCGAGGTTCAAGTATGCGATTATGACCCTAGGGATCTACCAG GTCTTTCCATGAACAATTCTCGGGATAAAGTTTGGTATTTCTTTTGTCTTCGTCTGTATCACAATAATAGAGGCCAAGCTAAAAGGAAGGCTAAGGATGGATATTGGAAAGGCACAGGTGACCTGCGCTCGGTCACGCCTGAAGATAGTGATGAGGAGATCGGAACAAAGAGAACCTTGGTTTTCCATAATCCTAAAGCCACCCAATGGGTCATACACGAGTATGAGTACACTGCTGCACTCAATTTGCCTACAAAGGTAATTGCCTATGCTCTGTTCTATGAATTTGCATTGTAA
- the LOC122723635 gene encoding uncharacterized protein LOC122723635, with protein sequence MKLNPAKCAFFIRGGKFFGYIVSRKGIEPNPEKGLPGKPSRYSDDGPTPEEDSTQAKNLRPDAGLREESSSEVLEKGSLGEPLQEFKWKLYVDGASSAGGSGAGIMLKGPEEFKVCYALRLEFKASNNVAENEALINGMLVAMEVGATDLEVNSDSQLVINQVTGAYQARDPTMWNYLTEVKAIEAELRSKGVAIKFQRIPREENEEADV encoded by the exons ATGAAGCTGAACCCAGCGAAATGTGCCtttttcatcaggggaggaaaattctttGGGTACATTGTGAGtagaaaaggcattgagcccaatccggagaag GGTCTACCTGGAAAGCCATCAAGGTATAgtgatgacggaccaacccCTGAAGAAGATTCTACACAGGCCAAAAACCTCAGGCCGGATGCtggcttg CGGGAAGAGTCTTCTTCAGAAGTGTTGGAGAAGGGAAGCTTGGGAGAGCCTTTGCAAGAATTCAaatggaagctatatgtagatgGGGCATCAAGCGCGGGGGGCAGTGGCGCTGGAATAATGCTCAAGGGGCCTGAAGAATTTAAGGTTTGCTACGCCTTGCGCCTAGAATTCAAGGCCTCCAATAATGTGGCGGAGAATGAGGCCCTAATAAACGGGATGCTGGTGGCAATGGAAGTAGGGGCAACCGATctcgaggtgaatagtgacTCCCAGCTGGTGATTAATCAGGTAactggggcatatcaggccagagacccGACCATGTGGAATTACCTGACAGAAGTAAAAgctatagaagccgagctcaggaGCAAGGGTGTTGCcatcaaatttcaaagaatacctcgagaggaaaatgaggaagcagacgtATGA